The DNA segment CCGCCAGCGGCCCCTGCCTGTCGGCGACTCCTCCTCGCCGATCGCGATGTCCATCAGGTAGCCGACGTCGGAGAAGAGCCGCTCCGGGTCCAGGACGCAGTCCACCCGGCACCAGTCCTGCCAGGAGCGGGCCAGCGTGCGCAGCGCGGACGTCTTCCCGGTGCCCGGCGGGCCGTGCAGCAGGAGCAGCCGGCCCGCGATGTCCTCGGGCGTGGTCTTCATCAGGCCGTCCATGGCGTCCGCCACCGGCGCGGTGTAGTTGGACCGGATCTCGTCCCAGGTGCCCGCGGAGATCTGCCGGGTGGTGCGGTGCGGGCCGCGACGCGGGGACACGTACCAGAAGCCCATGGTGACGTTCTCCGGCTGCGGTTCCGGTTCGTCCGCCGCGCCGTCCGTGGCCTCGCCGAGGACCCTCGCCGCGAGTTCGGCGGTGGTCGCGGTGACGGTGACGTCGGCACCCCGGTTCCAGCGGGAGACCAGCAGCGTCCAGCCGTCGCCCTGGGCCAGGGTGGCGCTGCGGTCGTCGTCCCGGGCGGTGCGCAGCACCTCGGCGCCCTTCGGCAGCAGGGTCGCGCCGGAGCGCACGCGGTCGATGTTCGCCGCGTGCGAGAACGACTGCTCACCCGTCGCGAAGCGGCCGAGGAACAGCGCGTCGACGACGTCGGACGGGGAGTCACTGTCGTCGACGTTGAGCCGGATCGGCAGTGCGTCGTGCGGGTTCGCTGGCATAGAGCCATGATCGGGCACACGGACGCCCCCGCGCACCCTGTTTCCCCGAGGCGCGCGGGGGCGCGTGACGTGTGTGAGGCGCGCCGTGTGCCCCCGTCACCGCCGCACGTGTGCCGCCAGCCGCCGCGCGTGCCGCGCCCGCCGGAGCACCGCGTACCCCTTGGTCAGGGCCCGGTCCCGGACGAAGACGCGGGTGAGGTCGCGGCCGTCCACCAGCCGCTCGAACCCGGCGGTGTCCGTCGACCGGCGCACGGTCACGCGCCGCAGCGCGTACGGCCCCTGCGCGCGGCGGGCGAGCCCGTTGCCGACGGCGAGTGCCTGCGCGTACCCCGTGTCCCGCACCGCCTCCCGCACCCGGCGGCTGGAGTAG comes from the Streptomyces sp. KMM 9044 genome and includes:
- a CDS encoding ATP-binding protein; translated protein: MPANPHDALPIRLNVDDSDSPSDVVDALFLGRFATGEQSFSHAANIDRVRSGATLLPKGAEVLRTARDDDRSATLAQGDGWTLLVSRWNRGADVTVTATTAELAARVLGEATDGAADEPEPQPENVTMGFWYVSPRRGPHRTTRQISAGTWDEIRSNYTAPVADAMDGLMKTTPEDIAGRLLLLHGPPGTGKTSALRTLARSWQDWCRVDCVLDPERLFSDVGYLMDIAIGEEESPTGRGRWRLLLLEDCDELIRGEAKHTAGQALSRLLNLTDGLLGQGRNVLVGVTTNEDLERLHPAVVRPGRCLARIEVGSLTRAEAVDWLGHEDGVGREGATLAELYALRRGTSPTALPQPRGDAEAGLYL